From one Dermacentor andersoni chromosome 1, qqDerAnde1_hic_scaffold, whole genome shotgun sequence genomic stretch:
- the LOC126543483 gene encoding purine nucleoside phosphorylase-like, whose translation MAKVPGQSSENSIEGYSYEHIESIANFLLSKTEHRPTIGIICGSGLGSLADLIGGSKEFQYKDIPDFPVSTVPGHSGKLVLGKLEGKTVICMQGRFHPYEGYPLWKCAMPVRLMKLLGVKTLIVTNAAGGVNPNFKAGDIMIIKDHINFPGLGGDNPLRGRNDERWGPRFPAMSNAYDRDLRELAKKIANEELSLWPFLREGVYCMVGGPNFESVAEINMLRVLGADACGMSTAHEVIVARHCGLRVFGLSLISNVCISDYNTCQVANHEEVLETGQKRKKDLEKLVKALIKKMDA comes from the exons GTACTCGTACGAGCACATCGAAAGTATCGCAAATTTCCTACTGAGCAAGACGGAGCACCGACCAACCATAGGAATCATATGTGGCTCTGGCCTGGGTTCTCTGGCTGACCTTATTGGAGGCAGCAAAGAGTTCCAGTACAAGGACATTCCAGATTTCCCAGTCAGCACAG TTCCTGGCCACAGCGGGAAACTTGTTTTAGGCAAACTGGAAGGAAAGACTGTGATTTGTATGCAAGGACGCTTTCATCCTTACGAAGGCTATCCACTATGGAAG tgTGCTATGCCAGTAAGGTTAATGAAACTGCTTGGAGTAAAGACTCTTATTGTCACCAACGCCGCTGGTGGGGTGAACCCAAATTTTAAAGCTGGCGATATCATGATCATCAAGGACCACATAAACTTCCCTGGCCTCGGCGGTGACAATCCTCTGAGAGGTCGCAATGACGAAAG ATGGGGACCTCGCTTTCCGGCCATGAGCAATGCCTACGACAGGGATCTCCGAGAGTTGGCCAAGAAAATTGCCAACGAAGAGCTTTCGCTCTGGCCTTTTCTCCGGGAAGGTGTCTACTGCATGGTTGGAGGACCAAACTTCGAGTCTGTTGCCGAGATAAACATGCTCCGAGTACTCGGCGCCGACGCTTGTG GCATGAGCACGGCACACGAGGTCATCGTGGCAAGACATTGTGGCCTCCGTGTCTTCGGGCTTTCGCTCATCAGCAACGTGTGCATAAGTGACTACAACACGTGCCAAGTGGCCAATCACGAAGAGGTCCTCGAAACCGGCCAGAAACGCAAGAAAGACCTCGAAAAACTCGTCAAGGCTCTCATCAAGAAGATGGACGCCTGA